One genomic window of Elaeis guineensis isolate ETL-2024a chromosome 2, EG11, whole genome shotgun sequence includes the following:
- the LOC105041816 gene encoding aluminum-activated malate transporter 9-like yields MNGRNGSIKIDVTLSPNAVLPGFLKKSCVTKSFFLRKWVRDVWEFAKEDTNRVIFALKVGLAMLLVSLLVLIQAPFKVFGTNIIWAILTVGIMFEYTVGATFNRGFNRAVGSLLAGIFAIMVIEIAMCSGHVAEPYVIGLSIFVVGAITSFMKLWPSLAPYEYGFRVTLFTYCLIIASGYRMGNPMRTAMERLYSIAIGGLLAILVNVLICPMWAGEQLHKELVNGFNSVAESLEECVKKYLRDDGSDHPEFSKTVIDEFPDEPAYKNCRETLNAAARLDSLASSAKWEPPHGRFRHFSYPWPEYIKVAAVLRHCAYEVMALHGCLHSEIQAPYNLRITFQSEIHDAASQAAELLRSLGNNISNMKSSLHTSLLKRLHSSTGRLQSSIDLHSYLLTSTHSFYDCTAKPTDKLPNTLSLTLKDCSGPFPKQSSDAEPNPNPAVPIQAESYHEAMRKQQRRLYSWPSREVDDFEEDGGVDTDMIPHMRTLESTAALSLATFTSLLIEFVARLDHLVDAVDALAKMAKFKQESAS; encoded by the exons ATGAATGGTAGGAATGGTAGCATCAAGATCGACGTAACCTTGTCCCCGAATGCTGTGCTACCTGGATTTCTCAAGAAATCTTGTGTCACCAAAAGCTTCTTCCTGAGAAAATGGGTTCGAGATGTGTGGGAGTTTGCCAAGGAGGACACCAACAGGGTAATATTTGCACTGAAGGTGGGCCTCGCCATGCTTCTTGTGTCGCTGCTGGTCCTCATACAAGCGCCTTTCAAGGTATTCGGCACCAACATCATCTGGGCTATCCTCACTGTTGGTATTATGTTCGAATATACTGTCG GTGCCACCTTCAACCGAGGATTCAACCGAGCTGTTGGAAGCTTGCTTGCTGGAATCTTTGCAATCATGGTGATAGAAATAGCTATGTGCAGTGGTCACGTTGCAGAGCCATACGTCATTGGACTCAGCATCTTCGTTGTTG GAGCTATAACGTCCTTCATGAAGCTGTGGCCATCTCTTGCTCCCTATGAGTATGGCTTCAGAGTCACCCTCTTCACCTACTGCCTCATCATAGCCTCCGGTTACCGCATGGGCAACCCAATGAGGACTGCCATGGAACGACTCTATTCAATTGCAATCGGAGGGCTCCTCGCCATCCTTGTGAATGTCCTCATCTGTCCGATGTGGGCTGGTGAGCAGCTTCACAAGGAGCTCGTCAACGGCTTCAATTCTGTCGCCGAGTCGCTCGAAG AATGTGTAAAGAAGTATTTAAGAGATGATGGATCGGACCACCCAGAGTTCTCGAAGACAGTTATTGATGAATTCCCTGATGAACCTGCCTATAAGAACTGTCGAGAAACATTGAATGCGGCAGCAAGATTAGATTCTTTG GCAAGCTCGGCAAAATGGGAGCCACCACATGGAAGGTTTCGGCACTTCTCTTACCCATGGCCCGAGTACATCAAAGTAGCTGCAGTGCTCCGGCACTGCGCCTATGAGGTGATGGCGCTGCATGGCTGCCTGCATTCAGAGATACAG GCACCATACAATCTTAGAATCACATTCCAGTCAGAGATCCATGATGCCGCAAGCCAAGCAGCAGAGCTGCTTCGCAGCTTGGGAAATAACATAAGCAACATGAAGAGCAGCCTTCACACAAGCCTACTAAAACGTCTTCATAGCTCTACTGGTCGTTTGCAGAGCTCCATCGACCTGCACTCCTATCTCTTAACATCAACACATAGTTTTTATGATTGCACTGCCAAACCAACTGATAAACTTCCCAACACTTTATCTTTAACCCTTAAAGACTGCTCTGGCCCCTTTCCCAAACAAAGCAGCGAtgctgaacccaatccaaatcctGCAGTGCCTATACAAGCTGAGTCATATCATGAGGCTATGAGGAAGCAACAAAGGAGGCTTTATTCATGGCCTTCAAGAGAAGTGGATGACTTCGAAGAAGATGGAGGCGTTGACACTGACATGATTCCACATATGCGGACTCTGGAAAGTACTGCAGCTCTGTCCCTTGCTACTTTCACGTCACTGCTCATTGAGTTCGTAGCTCGACTTGATCACTTGGTTGATGCAGTTGATGCTCTTGCTAAGATGGCGAAGTTTAAACAGGAGTCTGCAAGCTAG